The Parvibaculum sp. region AGAGCCCTTTGACTGCATGATCCGCGGCGGCCGTGTGGTCACCGCCTCGGGAACGTTCGACGCCGATGTCGCCATCTCCGGAGAGGCGATCGCCGCCATCGGCCGTGGCCTCGGCGAGGCGAGGCGGGTGATCGATGCGACCGACAAGCTGGTTCTACCGGGCGGGGTAGATCCCCATTGCCATATCGAGCAGATGACGGCGGCCGGTGTGGTCAATGCCGACACCTTTGCCACGGCGACGACCAGCGCGTTATTCGGTGGCACCACGACGGTCATTCCCTTCGCCGCGCAGCATGTTGGCGCCAGCCTGAAAGGCACGGTCGCTGACTACCACAGGTTGGCGGAAAAAGGCGCAGTGGTCGATTATGCCCTGCACATGATTCTCGCCGATCCGACGCCGGAGGTGATTGCCGAGGAGTTACCGGCGCTGGTCGCGGCCGGCCACAGCTCGATCAAGCTGTTCATGACCTACGATCGCCTGAAGGTTGACGACGAGCGCTTCCTCGACGTGTTGCTCGCCGCGCGCAAGGCCGGCGCTTTGGTCTGCGTCCATGCCGAGAACCATGGCATGATTGCCTGGATGGGCAAGCGGCTCGTCGAACGCGGCTATATCAAGCCGAAATATCATGCGATGGCCCATCCGCGCCTCGCCGAGGTCGAGGCGTTCGGACGCCTCATCGCCATGGCGCGGCTCGTCGACCAGCCGGTGATGATCTTCCACGTCTCGACGGCGGAAGGGGCCGCCGTGATCCGCCAGGCGCGCGGTGAAGGCACCAAGATCTTCGCCGAGACCTG contains the following coding sequences:
- the hydA gene encoding dihydropyrimidinase, with protein sequence MAEPFDCMIRGGRVVTASGTFDADVAISGEAIAAIGRGLGEARRVIDATDKLVLPGGVDPHCHIEQMTAAGVVNADTFATATTSALFGGTTTVIPFAAQHVGASLKGTVADYHRLAEKGAVVDYALHMILADPTPEVIAEELPALVAAGHSSIKLFMTYDRLKVDDERFLDVLLAARKAGALVCVHAENHGMIAWMGKRLVERGYIKPKYHAMAHPRLAEVEAFGRLIAMARLVDQPVMIFHVSTAEGAAVIRQARGEGTKIFAETCPHYLLLDASALDKPGTEGAKWMCSPPMRTQGDSEALWQAIRLGDLQVVSSDHAPFRHDETGKLKAGPGANFKQMANGMPGLENRLPILFDAMVSQGRFTLEKFVEVTATAPARIYNLHPRKGSIQPGADADIAIWDPERAVTLADADVHDATGYTPYPGRVVRGWPETVLVRGTVAVAGDKLQIAPGFGRFLPRSGGEAARPTGRLEAELDPARNFGAELL